One genomic segment of Macaca fascicularis isolate 582-1 chromosome 19, T2T-MFA8v1.1 includes these proteins:
- the TSEN34 gene encoding tRNA-splicing endonuclease subunit Sen34 isoform X1: MRRMLVVEVANGRSLVWGAEAVQALRERLGVGGRTVGALPRGPRQNSRLGLPLLLMPEEARLLAEIGAVTLVSAPRPDPQHHSLALTAFKRQQEESFQEQSALAAEARETRRQELLEKITEGQAAKKQKLEQASGASSSHEAGSSQAAKENETSDGQASGEQEEAGPSSSQAEPSNGVAPLPRSALLVQLATARPRPVKARPLDWRVQSKDWPHAGRPAHELRYSIYRDLWERGFFLSAAGKFGGDFLVYPGDPLRFHAHYIAQCWAPEDPIPLQDLVAAGRLGTSVRKTLLLCSPQPDGKVVYTSLQWASLQ, from the exons ATGAG GAGGATGCTAGTGGTGGAGGTGGCGAACGGTCGCTCCCTGGTGTGGGGAGCCGAGGCGGTGCAGGCCCTCCGGGAGCGCCTGGGTGTGGGGGGCCGCACGGTAGGCGCCCTGCCCCGCGGGCCCCGCCAGAACTCGCGCCTGGGCCTCCCGCTGCTGCTGATGCCCGAAGAGGCGCGGCTCTTGGCCGAGATCGGCGCCGTGACTCTGGTTAGCGCCCCGCGCCCAGACCCTCAGCACCACAGCCTG GCCCTGACAGCCTTCAAGCGCCAGCAAGAGGAGAGCTTCCAGGAGCAGAGCGCCTTGGCAGCTGAGGCCCGGGAGACCCGTCGTCAGGAGCTCCTGGAGAAGATTACGGAGGGCCAGGCTGCCAAGAAGCAGAAACTAGAACAGGCTTCAGGGGCCAGCTCGAGCCATGAGGCTGGCTCGAGCCAGGCTGCCAAAGAGAACGAGACCAGTGATGGCCAGGCTTCGGGAGAGCAGGAGGAAGCCG gtccctcctcttCCCAAGCAGAGCCCTCAAATGGGGTAGCCCCCTTGCCCAGATCTGCTCTCCTTGTCCAGCTGGCCACTGCCAGGCCTCGACCTGTCAAGGCCAGGCCCCTGGACTGGCGTGTCCAGTCTAAAGACTGGCCCCACGCCGGCCGCCCTGCCCATGAGCTGCGCTACAGCATTTACAGAGATCTGTGGGAGAGAGGGTTCTTCCTCAGTGCGGCTGGCAAGTTCGGAGGTGACTTCCTGGTCTATCCTG gtgACCCCCTCCGCTTCCATGCCCACTACATCGCTCAGTGCTGGGCCCCGGAGGACCCCATCCCACTCCAGGACCTGGTTGCTGCTGGGCGCCTTGGAACCAGCGTCAGAAAGACCCTGCTCCTCTGTTCTCCGCAGCCTGATGGTAAGGTGGTCTACACCTCCCTGCAATGGGCCAGCCTGCAGTGA
- the TSEN34 gene encoding tRNA-splicing endonuclease subunit Sen34 isoform X3 produces the protein MRRMLVVEVANGRSLVWGAEAVQALRERLGVGGRTVGALPRGPRQNSRLGLPLLLMPEEARLLAEIGAVTLVSAPRPDPQHHSLALTAFKRQQEESFQEQSALAAEARETRRQELLEKITEGQAAKKQKLEQASGASSSHEAGSSQAAKENETSDGQASGEQEEAGDPLRFHAHYIAQCWAPEDPIPLQDLVAAGRLGTSVRKTLLLCSPQPDGKVVYTSLQWASLQ, from the exons ATGAG GAGGATGCTAGTGGTGGAGGTGGCGAACGGTCGCTCCCTGGTGTGGGGAGCCGAGGCGGTGCAGGCCCTCCGGGAGCGCCTGGGTGTGGGGGGCCGCACGGTAGGCGCCCTGCCCCGCGGGCCCCGCCAGAACTCGCGCCTGGGCCTCCCGCTGCTGCTGATGCCCGAAGAGGCGCGGCTCTTGGCCGAGATCGGCGCCGTGACTCTGGTTAGCGCCCCGCGCCCAGACCCTCAGCACCACAGCCTG GCCCTGACAGCCTTCAAGCGCCAGCAAGAGGAGAGCTTCCAGGAGCAGAGCGCCTTGGCAGCTGAGGCCCGGGAGACCCGTCGTCAGGAGCTCCTGGAGAAGATTACGGAGGGCCAGGCTGCCAAGAAGCAGAAACTAGAACAGGCTTCAGGGGCCAGCTCGAGCCATGAGGCTGGCTCGAGCCAGGCTGCCAAAGAGAACGAGACCAGTGATGGCCAGGCTTCGGGAGAGCAGGAGGAAGCCG gtgACCCCCTCCGCTTCCATGCCCACTACATCGCTCAGTGCTGGGCCCCGGAGGACCCCATCCCACTCCAGGACCTGGTTGCTGCTGGGCGCCTTGGAACCAGCGTCAGAAAGACCCTGCTCCTCTGTTCTCCGCAGCCTGATGGTAAGGTGGTCTACACCTCCCTGCAATGGGCCAGCCTGCAGTGA
- the TSEN34 gene encoding tRNA-splicing endonuclease subunit Sen34 isoform X2, producing MLVVEVANGRSLVWGAEAVQALRERLGVGGRTVGALPRGPRQNSRLGLPLLLMPEEARLLAEIGAVTLVSAPRPDPQHHSLALTAFKRQQEESFQEQSALAAEARETRRQELLEKITEGQAAKKQKLEQASGASSSHEAGSSQAAKENETSDGQASGEQEEAGPSSSQAEPSNGVAPLPRSALLVQLATARPRPVKARPLDWRVQSKDWPHAGRPAHELRYSIYRDLWERGFFLSAAGKFGGDFLVYPGDPLRFHAHYIAQCWAPEDPIPLQDLVAAGRLGTSVRKTLLLCSPQPDGKVVYTSLQWASLQ from the exons ATGCTAGTGGTGGAGGTGGCGAACGGTCGCTCCCTGGTGTGGGGAGCCGAGGCGGTGCAGGCCCTCCGGGAGCGCCTGGGTGTGGGGGGCCGCACGGTAGGCGCCCTGCCCCGCGGGCCCCGCCAGAACTCGCGCCTGGGCCTCCCGCTGCTGCTGATGCCCGAAGAGGCGCGGCTCTTGGCCGAGATCGGCGCCGTGACTCTGGTTAGCGCCCCGCGCCCAGACCCTCAGCACCACAGCCTG GCCCTGACAGCCTTCAAGCGCCAGCAAGAGGAGAGCTTCCAGGAGCAGAGCGCCTTGGCAGCTGAGGCCCGGGAGACCCGTCGTCAGGAGCTCCTGGAGAAGATTACGGAGGGCCAGGCTGCCAAGAAGCAGAAACTAGAACAGGCTTCAGGGGCCAGCTCGAGCCATGAGGCTGGCTCGAGCCAGGCTGCCAAAGAGAACGAGACCAGTGATGGCCAGGCTTCGGGAGAGCAGGAGGAAGCCG gtccctcctcttCCCAAGCAGAGCCCTCAAATGGGGTAGCCCCCTTGCCCAGATCTGCTCTCCTTGTCCAGCTGGCCACTGCCAGGCCTCGACCTGTCAAGGCCAGGCCCCTGGACTGGCGTGTCCAGTCTAAAGACTGGCCCCACGCCGGCCGCCCTGCCCATGAGCTGCGCTACAGCATTTACAGAGATCTGTGGGAGAGAGGGTTCTTCCTCAGTGCGGCTGGCAAGTTCGGAGGTGACTTCCTGGTCTATCCTG gtgACCCCCTCCGCTTCCATGCCCACTACATCGCTCAGTGCTGGGCCCCGGAGGACCCCATCCCACTCCAGGACCTGGTTGCTGCTGGGCGCCTTGGAACCAGCGTCAGAAAGACCCTGCTCCTCTGTTCTCCGCAGCCTGATGGTAAGGTGGTCTACACCTCCCTGCAATGGGCCAGCCTGCAGTGA
- the RPS9 gene encoding small ribosomal subunit protein uS4: protein MPVARSWVCRKTYVTPRRPFEKSRLDQELKLIGEYGLRNKREVWRVKFTLAKIRKAARELLTLDEKDPRRLFEGNALLRRLVRIGVLDEGKMKLDYILGLKIEDFLERRLQTQVFKLGLAKSIHHARVLIRQRHIRVRKQVVNIPSFIVRLDSQKHIDFSLRSPYGGGRPGRVKRKNAKKGQGGAGAGDDEEED from the exons ATGCCGGTGGCCCGGAGCTGGGTTTGTCGCAAAACTTACGTGACCCCGCGGAGACCCTTTGAGAAATCTCGTCTCGACCAAGAGCTGAAGCTGATCG GCGAGTATGGGCTCCGGAACAAACGTGAGGTCTGGAGGGTCAAATTTACCCTGGCCAAGATCCGCAAGGCCGCCCGGGAACTGCTGACGCTTGATGAGAAGGACCCACGGCGTCTGTTCGAAG GCAACGCCCTGCTGCGGCGGCTGGTCCGCATTGGGGTGCTGGATGAGGGCAAGATGAAGCTGGATTACATTCTGGGCCTGAAGATCGAGGATTTCTTAGAGAGACGCCTGCAGACCCAGGTCTTCAAGCTGGGCTTGGCCAAGTCCATCCACCATGCTCGCGTGCTGATCCGCCAGCGCCATATCAG GGTCCGCAAGCAGGTGGTGAATATCCCGTCGTTCATTGTCCGCCTGGATTCCCAGAAGCACATTGACTTCTCCCTGCGCTCTCCCTATGGGGGTGGCCGCCCGGGCCGCGTGAAGAGGAAGAACGCCAAGAAGGGCCAGGGTGGGGCCGGGGCTGGAGACGACGAGGAGGAGGATTAA